The Streptomyces aurantiacus genome includes a region encoding these proteins:
- a CDS encoding glycoside hydrolase family 43 protein — protein sequence MSAVLARLSAILVAACLLLTGQAGISPDRAAAADPGYLMTHFIGEGATGQQMYFSYSTDGLNWNDLNSGGMTLRSTVGTRGVRDPALVRSPDGNKYWIIATDLCIGCGQSWDDAINNGSRNLVVWESTDLVTWSKPWLLNVAGAIPEGRNAWAPEAIWDSATNSYVLYWATNGSRNGIQKHRIYYSRTTDFRTTTTPQVYIDRPGTQEIIDTQIVEIPSGVGNYRYVRASGDGQITIEGSNSILGTWTSLGNLSGIGLTGSQVEGPMWLKFKNRDEWALYLDQYAAGKGYMPVLTTSPSTPSASGSYRLPAAGTFNLGGTKKRHGSILNLTAAEDARIQARWANVPGKRLQSFNFQDRYVRHSNFDVRIDQNVTNEDAQFRQRPGLAGSGTVSFESVNFPGHYLRHDGVDFQLAHNDGTTAFAGDATFRQVAGLADSAWSSFQSYNHPDRYIRHYAFQLKLEPITTATGRSDATFRLTS from the coding sequence ATGTCCGCGGTTCTCGCCCGGCTGTCGGCGATATTGGTCGCCGCCTGCCTCCTCCTCACCGGCCAGGCCGGGATCTCACCGGACCGGGCCGCGGCCGCCGACCCGGGCTACCTGATGACGCACTTCATCGGGGAGGGGGCGACGGGCCAGCAAATGTACTTCTCCTACAGCACGGACGGTCTGAACTGGAACGATCTCAACAGTGGCGGGATGACCCTGCGTTCCACCGTGGGTACGCGCGGAGTGCGCGACCCGGCACTCGTCCGCTCACCCGACGGCAACAAGTACTGGATCATCGCGACCGACCTGTGCATCGGCTGCGGCCAGTCCTGGGACGACGCCATCAACAACGGCAGCCGCAACCTCGTGGTGTGGGAGTCCACGGACCTGGTCACCTGGTCCAAGCCGTGGCTTCTGAACGTGGCAGGCGCGATTCCCGAAGGACGCAACGCGTGGGCGCCGGAGGCCATCTGGGACTCCGCCACCAACAGCTACGTCCTGTACTGGGCAACGAACGGGAGCCGGAACGGCATACAGAAGCACCGCATCTACTACTCCCGCACGACCGACTTCCGCACGACCACCACTCCCCAGGTCTACATCGACCGTCCTGGCACTCAGGAGATCATCGACACCCAGATCGTCGAGATACCGTCGGGTGTCGGCAACTACCGTTATGTGCGGGCCTCCGGCGACGGCCAGATCACGATCGAAGGCAGCAACTCGATCCTCGGCACCTGGACCAGCCTCGGCAACCTCTCCGGAATCGGTCTTACCGGCTCGCAGGTCGAGGGCCCGATGTGGCTGAAGTTCAAGAACCGTGACGAGTGGGCTCTGTACCTCGATCAGTACGCGGCAGGTAAGGGCTACATGCCGGTCCTGACGACCAGCCCGTCCACCCCGTCCGCCTCCGGCTCCTACCGGCTTCCGGCCGCCGGCACCTTCAACCTGGGCGGAACGAAGAAGCGCCACGGTTCGATCCTGAACCTGACGGCCGCCGAGGACGCACGGATCCAGGCGCGTTGGGCCAATGTCCCGGGCAAGAGGCTGCAGTCCTTCAATTTCCAGGACCGCTACGTGCGGCACAGCAACTTCGACGTGCGCATCGACCAGAACGTCACCAACGAGGACGCCCAATTCCGGCAGCGACCCGGCCTGGCCGGCTCCGGCACCGTCTCCTTCGAGTCGGTGAACTTCCCCGGCCACTACCTGCGGCACGACGGAGTCGACTTCCAACTGGCCCACAACGACGGCACCACCGCCTTCGCCGGGGACGCCACCTTCCGCCAGGTCGCCGGGCTCGCCGACTCTGCCTGGTCCTCGTTCCAGTCGTACAACCACCCCGACCGCTACATCCGCCACTACGCCTTCCAGTTGAAGCTCGAACCGATCACCACCGCCACAGGACGAAGCGACGCCACCTTCCGCCTGACGAGCTGA